In Bacteroidota bacterium, a single genomic region encodes these proteins:
- a CDS encoding ABC transporter ATP-binding protein codes for MQLTIKNLSKTYPNGTQALKNVSLEIPTGLFGLLGPNGAGKSSLMRTIATLQDADTGTIFLDDLNVLENKDEMRKHLGYLPQEFGVYPNISAESLLDHLALLKGITKKSERSELVKALLSQTNLYDVRKKNVGGYSGGMKQRFGIAQALIGSPKVIIVDEPTAGLDPAERNRFLNLLSEISEQVVIIFSTHIVDDVKELCHNMAIINKGEVISKGNPETAIKELKNTIWKKIIRKEELEENVAQYKVISNKLTAGKVEIHILNNAAPGNGFELCEPQLEDVYFSKING; via the coding sequence ATGCAACTGACAATTAAAAATCTTTCAAAAACATACCCTAATGGAACACAAGCATTAAAAAATGTTTCGCTCGAAATTCCAACCGGTTTATTTGGTTTACTTGGCCCAAATGGTGCTGGAAAATCATCGCTCATGCGCACCATTGCAACCTTGCAGGATGCAGATACAGGAACCATTTTTTTAGATGATTTGAATGTGTTAGAAAACAAAGATGAAATGCGAAAACACTTGGGTTATTTGCCGCAGGAGTTTGGTGTGTACCCCAATATTTCTGCCGAAAGTTTGCTGGATCATTTGGCTTTATTGAAAGGAATTACAAAAAAATCAGAACGTTCAGAATTGGTAAAAGCCTTGCTCTCGCAAACTAACTTATATGATGTGCGAAAGAAAAATGTGGGTGGATATTCCGGCGGGATGAAGCAGCGATTTGGTATTGCTCAGGCTCTTATAGGAAGCCCAAAAGTAATTATCGTGGATGAACCAACAGCAGGTCTTGACCCAGCGGAGCGAAACCGTTTTTTAAATTTATTGAGTGAGATAAGTGAGCAAGTTGTAATTATTTTTTCTACCCATATCGTGGATGATGTAAAGGAGCTATGCCACAATATGGCCATCATCAATAAGGGCGAAGTAATAAGCAAAGGAAATCCCGAAACCGCAATTAAGGAACTTAAAAATACTATCTGGAAAAAAATTATCCGTAAGGAAGAATTAGAAGAAAATGTAGCACAGTATAAAGTAATATCCAACAAACTTACCGCCGGAAAAGTGGAAATTCACATTCTTAACAATGCCGCTCCGGGCAATGGTTTCGAGCTATGCGAACCGCAATTGGAGGATGTGTATTTTTCGAAAATTAACGGGTAA
- a CDS encoding T9SS type A sorting domain-containing protein: MKKNLLIFLILLGSMPITHAAVITITYDATQGVSGLAGASQVYLHSGGNDVTGTLDGSCWKYVVGNWGQQDGIGKMQSLGNNRWSISIDPKAYYSQATNGPVLGASIKRIGLVFRNETGTLEGKDVNNSDIFIDLSGASPTAHNSDGSIFGGVTVTNATNFFSATSTVARYLVVGHVNDTLKVIDSSNFANISAVKMIADSAIIGATGFTRHPSNGKYYVILRFQTLENRVLATVDPNSGAVSVIGNLNDRFANIVFLPSGRMFGVTGEGAFSPESLFEIDITSGATTFIRALGNGSGGESIGYCPLNGRIYHRSGIGTQVFEYIDTVNFDVFPVSQASNGLDGETFSMLFIGGKNFIASSYKNSTNYAYYVDTNGVFTLKQIIGQAFKGMEFLSCTRNIIGNLSFCAGSSTVLSATPGASSYQWYKDGVLLPGQTNTSITVTSPGNYNCMFSDLCGTDSLPASLTVQEKALPSVVISGANSFCSGSSIVLTGSGGGTSQWYKNGVAIVGQTTSTITVSSPGLYNMTKTNTNGCSDSAAVGKLVVVNPKPALTVTAARNLKCNNDNSGSIDVDITSGTAPYSYAWSNSSTATSLSNLAAGTYQLILTDSKTCKDTISATIIEPLALSLSISSLDVKCFGESNGSAIATASGGSGSYTYLWSNASSSASNSNLGSGIYSLIVTDDSLCTLFDETVINEPSILNGNLVTSDVTCNGSNDGTATANTFGGTPPYAYAWSSGGGTNSFHANLSPGSYLLTVSDAALCTYSSPFAIAEPNAISISFVHTDVTCNGGADGSAAAITTGGTGALSYVWSNGAGTSFSIFNLSASTYSVTVTDANLCTKVDSVTVSEPPALTAQINQTNVSCNGLADGFITAIASGGVGSYIFSWSNGDLTPSTLNLQAGTYDLYLSDTNSCSYTTAVTIIQPLALQLDTVVTSANSGLNNGTINISVSGGVSPYAYSWSNGAVSEDVSNLAPGVYGVVVTDANGCTISNTNIALFGVGVNSIQANFSVEVFPNPSKGAFKIVSPEKTHVLIFNSMNQLVAGIELEKNKVTEFNEQLQPGVYYLRGTAEHSSINKKIVITR, encoded by the coding sequence ATGAAAAAGAATCTACTCATTTTTTTGATTTTGCTGGGCTCGATGCCCATTACACACGCAGCAGTTATTACCATAACCTATGATGCCACTCAGGGAGTATCAGGCTTGGCAGGTGCATCACAAGTATATCTGCATTCAGGTGGAAATGATGTTACCGGTACTCTTGATGGATCTTGTTGGAAATATGTAGTTGGAAATTGGGGTCAGCAGGACGGAATTGGTAAGATGCAAAGTTTAGGAAACAACCGTTGGAGTATTAGTATCGATCCAAAAGCTTATTATAGTCAGGCAACTAATGGTCCTGTACTTGGTGCATCAATTAAGCGCATTGGTTTAGTTTTCCGAAATGAAACGGGAACCTTAGAAGGAAAGGATGTGAATAATTCCGATATTTTTATTGACTTGTCGGGTGCGAGTCCCACTGCACATAACAGTGATGGAAGCATTTTTGGTGGAGTTACCGTTACCAATGCAACTAACTTTTTTTCTGCAACTTCAACAGTTGCCCGTTATTTAGTAGTTGGACATGTGAACGACACCTTGAAAGTAATTGATTCATCCAATTTTGCAAATATAAGCGCAGTGAAAATGATAGCAGATTCAGCAATTATTGGTGCAACAGGTTTTACACGTCATCCGTCAAACGGAAAGTATTATGTTATCCTTCGATTTCAAACATTGGAAAATCGTGTGTTAGCAACAGTTGACCCTAATTCAGGCGCAGTAAGTGTTATCGGAAATTTAAATGATCGGTTTGCCAATATTGTTTTTCTTCCTTCTGGTAGAATGTTTGGTGTAACAGGTGAAGGTGCCTTTTCGCCTGAATCATTGTTTGAGATTGATATCACTTCCGGAGCAACAACATTTATTCGCGCACTTGGTAATGGCAGTGGCGGTGAATCTATAGGTTATTGTCCTTTGAATGGAAGAATATACCATCGTTCCGGAATAGGAACCCAAGTATTTGAATATATAGATACAGTTAATTTTGATGTATTCCCGGTTTCTCAAGCAAGTAATGGACTTGATGGGGAAACTTTTAGCATGCTATTTATTGGAGGTAAGAACTTTATTGCATCCAGTTATAAAAACAGTACAAACTATGCTTATTATGTGGATACTAACGGAGTTTTTACTTTAAAGCAAATAATTGGGCAGGCCTTCAAAGGGATGGAATTTTTAAGCTGCACTCGGAACATTATTGGTAACTTAAGTTTTTGTGCCGGCAGTTCTACTGTGTTAAGTGCTACTCCCGGTGCTTCTTCTTACCAATGGTATAAGGATGGTGTTTTATTGCCTGGACAAACAAATACAAGTATTACAGTTACAAGTCCCGGAAATTACAACTGCATGTTTAGTGATTTATGTGGAACAGATTCTTTGCCTGCTTCATTAACCGTTCAAGAAAAAGCATTGCCTTCAGTAGTAATCTCCGGGGCCAATTCATTTTGTTCAGGTTCCAGTATTGTATTAACTGGCAGTGGCGGAGGTACCAGTCAATGGTATAAAAACGGGGTTGCGATAGTTGGTCAAACAACTTCTACCATAACAGTTAGTTCTCCCGGTCTTTATAATATGACTAAAACAAATACTAATGGTTGCTCTGATTCTGCTGCAGTAGGTAAGCTTGTTGTTGTGAATCCTAAACCGGCTTTAACGGTAACTGCTGCTCGAAATTTAAAATGCAATAACGATAATTCGGGAAGTATTGATGTGGATATAACAAGCGGAACTGCACCATACAGTTATGCATGGTCAAACTCATCCACCGCAACTTCATTAAGTAATCTTGCAGCAGGTACTTATCAACTCATCTTAACGGATTCGAAAACCTGCAAAGACACAATTAGTGCAACCATCATTGAACCCTTAGCACTTTCACTTTCTATATCGAGCTTAGATGTAAAGTGTTTTGGAGAGTCAAATGGTAGCGCAATTGCAACTGCATCAGGAGGTTCAGGTAGTTATACTTATCTTTGGTCTAATGCAAGTTCGAGTGCAAGTAATTCCAATTTAGGTTCAGGAATCTATTCACTTATCGTTACGGATGATAGTTTATGTACCCTCTTCGATGAAACAGTTATTAATGAACCTTCAATATTAAACGGCAATTTGGTAACATCGGATGTTACGTGCAATGGTAGTAACGACGGTACTGCAACTGCAAACACTTTTGGTGGTACCCCACCTTATGCATACGCTTGGTCATCGGGTGGAGGTACTAACTCTTTTCATGCAAATTTAAGTCCAGGTAGCTATCTATTAACAGTTTCGGATGCAGCGCTTTGTACTTATTCCAGCCCATTTGCTATTGCGGAGCCTAATGCCATAAGTATTTCTTTTGTGCATACAGATGTAACTTGTAATGGTGGAGCCGATGGTTCTGCTGCGGCAATTACGACGGGCGGTACCGGTGCTTTATCCTATGTTTGGTCAAATGGAGCTGGTACTTCATTTTCAATTTTTAACCTTAGTGCTTCAACCTATTCGGTTACCGTTACCGATGCGAATTTGTGCACTAAAGTAGATTCTGTAACCGTATCAGAACCGCCCGCTCTAACTGCGCAAATAAATCAAACAAATGTAAGTTGTAATGGTTTGGCTGATGGTTTTATTACAGCAATTGCTTCCGGTGGTGTTGGGTCTTATATTTTTTCTTGGTCTAACGGTGATTTGACCCCAAGCACATTAAACCTGCAGGCAGGTACATACGATTTATATTTAAGCGATACGAACTCCTGCAGCTACACAACCGCTGTCACAATAATTCAGCCCCTTGCGTTACAGCTGGATACAGTTGTAACCAGTGCAAACAGCGGATTAAATAATGGAACAATAAATATAAGTGTAAGCGGTGGTGTTTCTCCTTATGCCTATAGCTGGAGCAATGGTGCTGTGAGTGAAGATGTTTCTAATCTTGCGCCAGGAGTTTATGGGGTTGTTGTCACAGATGCAAATGGATGTACGATAAGCAATACGAATATTGCACTTTTCGGAGTTGGAGTGAATTCAATTCAAGCAAATTTTAGTGTTGAAGTATTCCCGAATCCAAGTAAAGGCGCATTCAAAATAGTTTCACCTGAAAAAACGCATGTGCTTATTTTTAATTCAATGAATCAATTGGTTGCAGGTATTGAATTAGAAAAAAATAAAGTAACTGAATTTAACGAACAACTTCAACCAGGAGTATATTATTTAAGAGGCACTGCCGAGCATAGTAGCATCAATAAAAAAATAGTAATTACACGTTAA